Proteins from a single region of Paraburkholderia sp. PGU19:
- the asd gene encoding aspartate-semialdehyde dehydrogenase, whose translation MNVGLVGWRGMVGSVLMQRMQQEGDFDLIEPVFFSTSNAGGNAPSFAKNETKLKDATSIDDLKKCDAIISCQGGDYTNEVFPKLRAAGWSGYWIDAASSLRMKDDAVIILDPVNLDVIKNALVKGQKNFIGGNCTVSLMLMALGGLFRENLVDWMTAMTYQAASGAGAQNMRELLSQMGTLHGAVKDELANPSSAILDIDRRVLSAMNSDSMPTDHFGVPLAGSLIPWIDKDLGNGMSKEEWKGGAETNKILGKPAMGEPGSIPVDGLCVRIGAMRCHSQALTIKLNKDVPLDEINGILASANDWVKVVPNEREASMRDLSPAVVTGTLTVPVGRLRKLAMGGEYLSAFTVGDQLLWGAAEPLRRMLRILLDK comes from the coding sequence ATGAACGTAGGTCTCGTAGGTTGGCGCGGCATGGTCGGCAGCGTCCTGATGCAACGCATGCAACAGGAAGGCGATTTCGATCTGATCGAACCGGTGTTTTTCAGCACCAGCAATGCGGGCGGCAACGCGCCGTCGTTTGCCAAAAACGAGACCAAGCTCAAAGATGCGACAAGCATCGACGACCTGAAAAAGTGCGACGCCATCATCTCCTGCCAGGGCGGCGACTACACGAACGAAGTGTTCCCGAAGCTGCGCGCGGCGGGCTGGAGCGGCTACTGGATCGACGCGGCTTCGTCGCTGCGCATGAAGGATGACGCCGTCATCATTCTTGATCCCGTCAACCTCGACGTGATCAAGAACGCGCTGGTCAAGGGTCAGAAGAATTTCATCGGCGGCAACTGCACGGTCAGCCTGATGCTGATGGCGCTGGGCGGCCTGTTCCGCGAAAACCTCGTCGACTGGATGACGGCCATGACGTATCAGGCTGCTTCGGGCGCGGGTGCGCAGAACATGCGTGAACTGCTGAGCCAGATGGGCACGTTGCACGGCGCAGTGAAGGATGAGCTGGCCAATCCGTCGTCGGCCATTCTCGATATCGACCGCCGCGTATTGTCGGCCATGAACAGCGACAGCATGCCGACCGATCACTTCGGCGTGCCGCTCGCCGGCTCGCTGATTCCGTGGATCGACAAGGATCTCGGCAACGGCATGTCGAAGGAAGAGTGGAAGGGCGGCGCGGAAACCAACAAGATTCTCGGCAAGCCGGCAATGGGCGAGCCGGGTTCGATCCCCGTCGACGGTCTGTGCGTGCGTATCGGCGCAATGCGCTGCCACTCGCAGGCGCTGACCATCAAGCTGAACAAGGACGTGCCGCTCGACGAAATCAACGGCATTCTCGCTTCGGCAAACGACTGGGTAAAGGTCGTGCCGAACGAGCGTGAAGCGTCGATGCGCGATCTGTCGCCCGCCGTGGTGACGGGCACGCTGACGGTGCCGGTCGGCCGTCTGCGCAAGCTCGCGATGGGTGGCGAATATCTGTCGGCATTCACGGTTGGCGACCAGTTGCTGTGGGGCGCTGCTGAGCCGCTGCGTCGTATGCTTCGCATTCTGCTCGACAAGTAA
- a CDS encoding FimV/HubP family polar landmark protein: MTARFPLIPAATRSGTHRIAAAVAIVFAGALSIPGAAHAQTTATGAAAASAPAAAASGGTQFTVQPGQSLNDAAVAMTQSHDRAVLARAAKAIFDANPNAFMGHDPSRLRLGAVLNLPAVDATGAAIGAAASAASGAAAQAATTNNAATATPESAPATTAAGASAVAAGASSTVEAAATSPTQSASAPATVELTSAPAIGALPTSGAAASSASGASGTHSYTGSIQGSESAATPPGTPATGNAQPASQARPSSLQQLLALKNRVLMELQKHGIGKQPGANENAPTAPGATQSSSATPGAGAPAHAASAAAQPANLPMGISQEYLGVAAIVGAGLVALLAGLTMRRRRKAARAQEAATDDVAREDETPVAPTAVEPVAVARSDEPPASPHEPSETGSREAGPAAVVAAAAISPAFDHDTSPKPEPETFDSASAEASLDAATALGADALPRESLDPAREDARAAEAAEREQAAREQEPTTSEPAAELPLDEQPIHEPVEPHFAEPIEAPHDESGAKPKPFAFDLGATPETGQHEPKFEQPTASVAPPIQLSHVEPAAQHEQLIEPLPELNELHPADAEDAAEQRASASLPLGAPPPLEPAVPEAFPRDAMRALDSIDEFALPPRAEPSASDAPAVTQPVVAPEITAQQALPAHAPQASAVAGEIIAGTAGAAAVAGLGAARFGALKLDFDLELPPSPSQVVPAFTPDEVARIARNKLDLAVEYIDLGDVVGARTLINEVIESNDADTRADARALLSTLAPLS, from the coding sequence ATGACGGCCCGATTCCCTCTTATTCCCGCCGCCACACGTAGCGGCACGCATCGGATTGCGGCAGCGGTCGCGATCGTTTTTGCCGGTGCACTTTCGATACCGGGCGCGGCACACGCTCAAACCACGGCCACGGGTGCTGCGGCGGCGAGCGCTCCGGCTGCGGCTGCTTCCGGCGGCACGCAGTTCACCGTTCAGCCGGGGCAATCGCTCAACGACGCTGCCGTCGCGATGACGCAGTCGCACGATCGGGCAGTGCTGGCGCGCGCGGCGAAAGCGATCTTCGACGCGAATCCGAACGCGTTCATGGGGCATGATCCGAGCCGGTTGCGACTGGGCGCTGTCCTGAATCTGCCTGCCGTCGATGCGACGGGGGCGGCCATCGGCGCGGCAGCCTCTGCTGCTTCCGGCGCCGCGGCACAGGCTGCGACCACCAACAACGCTGCCACGGCGACTCCCGAATCCGCGCCCGCTACAACGGCTGCTGGCGCGAGCGCTGTCGCAGCCGGCGCGTCGTCGACGGTGGAAGCGGCCGCCACGAGTCCAACGCAGAGCGCCAGCGCGCCGGCCACCGTAGAGCTGACGTCCGCACCCGCAATCGGCGCGCTGCCCACGAGCGGCGCGGCTGCATCCTCGGCTTCGGGGGCGAGCGGCACGCATTCCTACACGGGTTCCATCCAGGGCAGCGAGTCCGCTGCTACACCGCCCGGTACGCCCGCAACCGGCAACGCGCAGCCCGCGTCGCAGGCGCGTCCGTCGAGCTTGCAGCAACTCCTCGCGCTGAAGAACCGCGTGCTGATGGAATTGCAGAAGCACGGTATTGGCAAGCAGCCGGGTGCAAACGAAAACGCGCCCACGGCACCGGGCGCGACGCAGTCGTCGAGCGCGACGCCCGGCGCCGGCGCACCTGCTCATGCTGCGTCGGCGGCTGCGCAGCCCGCGAATCTGCCGATGGGCATTTCGCAGGAATATCTGGGCGTGGCGGCCATCGTCGGCGCGGGGCTTGTGGCGCTGCTGGCCGGTTTGACGATGCGTCGGCGTCGCAAAGCCGCGCGCGCGCAGGAAGCGGCGACGGACGACGTTGCGCGCGAAGATGAGACGCCCGTTGCGCCCACGGCTGTCGAGCCGGTCGCGGTCGCGCGTAGCGATGAGCCGCCTGCATCGCCGCACGAACCGTCAGAAACCGGCTCGCGCGAGGCCGGTCCGGCTGCGGTTGTTGCGGCTGCTGCGATTTCGCCCGCATTCGATCACGACACATCACCGAAACCCGAACCTGAAACGTTCGACAGCGCATCCGCCGAGGCCTCGCTCGACGCAGCCACAGCGCTCGGCGCCGATGCATTGCCCCGCGAATCGCTCGATCCGGCACGCGAAGATGCGCGTGCCGCCGAAGCAGCCGAACGGGAACAGGCCGCGCGCGAACAGGAACCGACGACGAGCGAACCTGCCGCCGAACTGCCGCTCGACGAGCAGCCGATCCACGAACCCGTCGAGCCGCATTTCGCTGAGCCGATCGAAGCACCGCACGACGAGTCTGGCGCGAAACCCAAGCCGTTCGCATTCGACCTTGGCGCGACGCCGGAAACCGGGCAGCACGAACCCAAGTTCGAGCAGCCCACCGCTTCCGTTGCGCCGCCCATCCAGTTGAGTCATGTGGAACCCGCCGCGCAGCACGAGCAACTGATCGAGCCGCTGCCCGAACTGAATGAACTGCACCCAGCCGACGCCGAGGACGCAGCGGAACAGCGCGCGTCGGCGTCGCTTCCGCTCGGCGCGCCGCCGCCGCTGGAACCGGCTGTACCGGAGGCATTCCCGCGCGACGCGATGCGCGCGCTCGACAGCATCGATGAATTCGCTTTGCCGCCGCGCGCCGAGCCGTCGGCAAGCGACGCACCCGCTGTGACGCAGCCCGTCGTCGCGCCCGAAATCACGGCGCAACAGGCGTTGCCGGCGCACGCGCCGCAGGCGTCTGCTGTCGCTGGCGAAATCATCGCCGGCACGGCCGGTGCGGCCGCCGTCGCCGGTCTGGGTGCCGCGCGCTTCGGCGCTTTGAAGCTCGATTTCGATCTGGAACTGCCGCCGTCGCCGTCGCAGGTCGTGCCCGCGTTCACGCCGGACGAAGTCGCGCGCATCGCCCGCAACAAGCTCGATCTGGCCGTGGAGTACATCGATCTCGGCGACGTGGTCGGCGCGCGCACGCTGATCAACGAAGTCATCGAATCGAACGACGCCGACACGCGCGCCGACGCTCGCGCGCTGCTGTCGACGCTCGCGCCGCTTTCGTGA
- the truA gene encoding tRNA pseudouridine(38-40) synthase TruA produces the protein MTRIALGIQYDGAAFCGWQSQPHGKTVQDALERALREFAQTPLQTVVAGRTDTGVHGLGQVVHFDTELDRTDFSWVRGTNAFLSSTVAVQWAKPMPDAFHARFSAFERTYYYALYVHPVRSPMLTGRAGWIHTPLDVDAMRDAAACLLGENDFSAFRSSECQAKTPVKHLYQIDIRPQGDFIHFRFRANAFLHHMVRNLMGCLVAVGRGRYPAAWLAEVLQGRDRKRAAPTFMPDGLYLAQVGYPEAFAVPAPQAGSVPWSTVWTDS, from the coding sequence ATGACGCGGATCGCGCTTGGCATCCAGTACGACGGCGCGGCGTTTTGCGGCTGGCAGTCGCAGCCGCACGGCAAGACCGTGCAGGACGCACTCGAACGGGCACTGCGCGAATTCGCGCAGACGCCGCTGCAGACGGTCGTGGCGGGCCGCACGGATACGGGTGTTCACGGTCTCGGGCAGGTTGTGCATTTCGACACCGAGCTCGACCGGACCGACTTTTCGTGGGTGCGCGGCACGAACGCCTTCTTGTCGTCGACGGTCGCCGTGCAATGGGCCAAGCCGATGCCAGACGCGTTCCACGCGCGCTTTTCGGCTTTCGAGCGCACCTATTACTACGCGCTATACGTCCACCCCGTGCGCTCGCCGATGCTCACGGGCCGGGCCGGCTGGATTCACACGCCGCTCGACGTCGACGCGATGCGCGACGCGGCCGCCTGCCTGCTCGGTGAGAATGATTTCTCGGCGTTCCGCTCGTCGGAATGCCAGGCGAAGACGCCCGTCAAGCATCTGTATCAGATCGATATCCGGCCGCAGGGCGATTTCATCCACTTTCGCTTTCGCGCCAATGCGTTCCTGCATCACATGGTGCGCAACCTGATGGGCTGTCTCGTGGCCGTGGGCCGCGGGCGCTATCCGGCAGCGTGGCTCGCGGAAGTTCTGCAAGGCCGCGACAGGAAACGCGCGGCGCCCACCTTCATGCCCGACGGGCTGTATCTCGCTCAAGTGGGCTATCCTGAGGCGTTCGCCGTGCCTGCCCCGCAGGCGGGCAGCGTTCCGTGGAGCACCGTTTGGACCGACTCATGA
- a CDS encoding phosphoribosylanthranilate isomerase, whose translation MTSADTQAASASPATDTVPHRTRIKLCGLGNAADVAHAVALGADAIGLVFYPPSPRALSIAQAVEMTRVVPPFVSVVGLFVNPTSEWFSEVTCNVPLTMLQFHGDETPEQCEKLAGVAGLPWLRALRIAADTQPADLVESALNYSAASGLLFDTHVEGYGGGGKVFDWSLIPQELARRAVLSGGLNTQNVSDAIHRVRPYAVDVSSGIEVPGAKGVKDHARMAAFVRAVREADAR comes from the coding sequence ATGACTTCCGCCGACACTCAAGCCGCAAGCGCTTCGCCCGCCACCGACACCGTGCCGCACCGCACGCGCATCAAGCTGTGCGGCCTCGGCAACGCCGCCGATGTCGCCCATGCCGTCGCCCTGGGCGCCGATGCGATCGGCCTCGTGTTCTACCCGCCCAGCCCGCGCGCGTTGAGCATCGCGCAGGCGGTCGAGATGACGCGGGTCGTGCCGCCGTTCGTGTCGGTTGTCGGGCTGTTCGTGAATCCCACGTCCGAATGGTTCAGCGAAGTCACCTGCAATGTGCCGCTGACGATGCTGCAGTTCCACGGCGACGAAACGCCCGAGCAGTGCGAAAAGCTGGCTGGCGTTGCGGGTTTGCCTTGGTTGCGCGCATTGCGGATTGCGGCAGATACTCAACCGGCCGATTTGGTAGAATCGGCGCTTAACTATTCAGCCGCCAGTGGTCTTCTGTTCGACACACATGTCGAGGGCTACGGCGGCGGCGGGAAGGTCTTCGATTGGTCACTTATTCCACAAGAGCTCGCGCGTCGGGCCGTTTTGAGTGGTGGGTTGAACACGCAAAACGTCAGTGATGCGATTCATCGCGTGCGCCCGTACGCGGTCGATGTCTCGAGCGGCATCGAGGTGCCGGGCGCAAAGGGTGTGAAGGATCACGCCCGGATGGCGGCGTTCGTGCGCGCAGTGCGCGAAGCGGACGCCCGGTGA
- the trpB gene encoding tryptophan synthase subunit beta, translated as MYNLPDERGHFGQYGGVFVAETLMHALDELRQAYEKYSQDADFIAEYERELKYFVGRPSPVYHAQRWSELLGGAQVYLKREDLNHTGAHKVNNVIGQALLARRMGKPRVIAETGAGQHGVATATIAARFGMECIVYMGAEDVRRQAANVYRMKLLGATVVPVESGSRTLKDALNEAMRDWVTNVENTFYIIGTVAGPHPYPMMVRDFQRVIGDECKVQMPELTGRQPDAVIACVGGGSNAMGIFYPYIDDKSVKLIGVEAAGDGIDTGRHAASLIGGSPGVLHGNRTYLLQDENGQIIETHSVSAGLDYPGVGPEHAWLKDSGRAEYVGITDEEALKAFHDCCRIEGIIPALESSHALAYAAKLAPTLPKDKILLVNLSGRGDKDMHTVAERSGIQF; from the coding sequence ATGTACAACTTACCCGATGAACGTGGCCATTTCGGCCAATATGGCGGCGTGTTCGTTGCCGAGACGCTGATGCACGCGCTCGACGAACTGCGCCAAGCCTATGAGAAATACTCCCAAGACGCTGACTTCATCGCCGAATACGAACGCGAACTGAAGTACTTCGTCGGTCGTCCTTCCCCTGTTTATCACGCGCAACGCTGGAGCGAACTGCTCGGTGGCGCGCAGGTTTATCTGAAGCGCGAAGACCTGAACCACACGGGCGCGCACAAGGTGAACAACGTGATCGGCCAGGCGCTGCTCGCCAGGCGGATGGGCAAGCCGCGCGTGATCGCTGAGACGGGCGCGGGCCAGCACGGCGTTGCAACGGCGACCATCGCGGCGCGCTTCGGCATGGAGTGCATCGTCTACATGGGCGCGGAAGACGTGCGCCGCCAGGCCGCGAACGTCTACCGGATGAAGCTGCTGGGCGCGACTGTCGTACCCGTCGAATCCGGTTCGCGCACGCTGAAAGACGCGTTGAACGAAGCGATGCGCGACTGGGTCACGAACGTCGAAAACACGTTCTACATCATCGGCACGGTGGCGGGGCCGCATCCGTATCCGATGATGGTGCGCGACTTCCAGCGCGTGATCGGCGACGAATGCAAGGTGCAGATGCCCGAACTGACGGGCCGTCAGCCGGATGCCGTGATCGCGTGCGTTGGCGGCGGATCGAATGCGATGGGTATCTTTTACCCATACATTGACGACAAATCGGTGAAGCTGATCGGCGTGGAAGCCGCCGGCGACGGCATCGACACGGGTCGTCACGCGGCGTCGCTGATCGGCGGCAGCCCCGGCGTGCTGCATGGTAACCGCACCTATCTGCTGCAGGACGAGAACGGCCAGATCATCGAGACGCATTCGGTGTCGGCGGGTCTCGACTATCCGGGCGTCGGTCCCGAGCATGCATGGCTCAAGGACAGCGGCCGCGCCGAATACGTCGGCATCACCGACGAAGAGGCGCTCAAGGCATTCCACGACTGCTGCCGGATCGAGGGCATCATTCCCGCGCTCGAGTCGAGCCACGCGCTCGCGTACGCGGCGAAGCTCGCGCCGACTTTGCCGAAGGACAAAATCCTTCTGGTGAACCTGTCGGGCCGGGGCGACAAGGACATGCACACGGTCGCCGAGCGATCGGGCATCCAGTTCTGA
- a CDS encoding site-specific DNA-methyltransferase, which produces MRDEFEEPQPPALDDAEAGVAGALHAGAVPLLPVPSGIELQNRDFLTDAANLPDGSIDLIVADPPYGLGKDYGNDSDMRSGEDFLAWTRAWLELAIPKLKPSGSLYIFCTWQYAPEIFVFLKSRLTMVNEIIWDRRVPSMGGTTRRFTSVHDNIGYFAVSKDYYFDLDPVRIPYDAATKKARSRKLFEGSKWLEMGYNPKDVWSVSRLHRQHAERVDHPTQKPLEIVERMVLASCPPGGRVLDPFMGSGTTAVACARQKREFVGYEINESYCAIARERVSLAANSPEPVSRRKAAVANTTTTA; this is translated from the coding sequence ATGCGCGACGAGTTCGAGGAGCCGCAGCCGCCCGCGCTGGATGACGCCGAAGCAGGCGTCGCCGGAGCGTTGCACGCGGGCGCTGTGCCGCTGTTGCCGGTGCCTTCGGGCATCGAGCTCCAGAACCGCGATTTTCTGACCGATGCAGCGAACCTGCCGGACGGCTCGATCGATCTGATCGTCGCCGATCCGCCGTATGGCCTCGGCAAGGACTATGGCAACGATTCCGACATGCGCTCGGGCGAGGATTTTCTCGCCTGGACGCGTGCCTGGCTCGAACTCGCCATTCCGAAGCTGAAGCCGTCGGGTTCGCTGTACATCTTCTGCACATGGCAGTACGCGCCGGAAATCTTCGTGTTTCTGAAGAGCCGCCTGACGATGGTCAACGAGATCATCTGGGACCGGCGCGTGCCGAGCATGGGCGGCACGACGCGCCGCTTTACGTCCGTGCACGACAACATCGGTTATTTCGCGGTGTCGAAAGACTACTATTTCGACCTCGACCCCGTCCGTATCCCGTACGATGCCGCCACGAAGAAGGCGCGTTCGCGTAAGTTGTTCGAAGGAAGCAAGTGGCTGGAGATGGGCTACAACCCGAAGGACGTCTGGTCGGTTTCGCGTTTGCACCGGCAACACGCCGAACGCGTCGACCATCCGACCCAGAAACCGCTCGAAATCGTCGAGCGGATGGTGTTGGCCAGCTGCCCGCCGGGTGGCCGTGTGCTTGATCCCTTCATGGGAAGCGGCACGACGGCAGTCGCTTGCGCCCGCCAGAAGCGCGAATTCGTCGGCTATGAGATCAATGAAAGTTACTGCGCGATAGCGCGAGAACGCGTCAGTTTGGCGGCAAATTCGCCGGAACCCGTTTCGCGCCGGAAAGCAGCCGTTGCCAACACTACGACGACGGCTTGA
- the trpA gene encoding tryptophan synthase subunit alpha — MSRIQSTFAALAAQGKKGLIPFITAGDPDPARTVEFMHALAKGGADVIELGVPFSDPMADGPVIQQSSERALAKGVSLKHVLADVKRFRETDDKTPVVLMGYANPIERMGADGFAAAAKEAGVDGVLVVDYPPEESAIFAEKVKAAGIDPIFLLAPTSTDERIAEVGKIASGYVYYVSLKGVTGSANLDVLSIAGKIPAIKSRVPLPVGVGFGIRDAQSARAVAEVSDAVVIGSRIVQLLEEAAPESAASKLTSFIAEIRQALDSIGATAR; from the coding sequence ATGTCCCGTATTCAATCCACGTTCGCGGCACTGGCCGCGCAGGGCAAGAAAGGTCTGATTCCGTTCATCACCGCTGGTGATCCCGATCCGGCGCGCACCGTCGAGTTCATGCACGCGCTCGCGAAGGGCGGTGCTGATGTGATCGAGCTTGGCGTGCCGTTTTCCGACCCGATGGCCGACGGTCCCGTGATCCAGCAGTCCTCGGAACGCGCGCTGGCAAAGGGCGTGTCGCTGAAACACGTGCTCGCCGACGTCAAGCGCTTCCGCGAAACCGACGACAAAACGCCCGTCGTGCTGATGGGCTATGCGAATCCCATCGAGCGCATGGGCGCCGACGGGTTCGCGGCTGCCGCGAAGGAAGCGGGCGTCGACGGCGTGCTGGTTGTCGACTATCCGCCCGAAGAATCGGCTATCTTCGCCGAAAAGGTGAAGGCGGCCGGGATCGATCCGATTTTCCTGCTCGCGCCCACGTCGACGGACGAGCGCATCGCGGAGGTTGGTAAAATCGCGTCCGGTTATGTCTACTATGTGTCGCTCAAAGGTGTCACGGGCTCTGCAAATCTGGACGTTTTGAGCATCGCGGGTAAAATCCCGGCCATCAAGTCGCGCGTACCGCTGCCGGTGGGCGTCGGTTTCGGTATTCGCGACGCGCAATCTGCGCGCGCCGTGGCCGAAGTTTCCGATGCCGTCGTGATCGGCAGCCGTATCGTGCAGTTGCTCGAAGAAGCAGCACCCGAGTCCGCTGCGAGCAAGCTGACGAGTTTCATTGCTGAAATTCGCCAGGCGCTCGACAGCATCGGCGCGACTGCCCGATAA
- the accD gene encoding acetyl-CoA carboxylase, carboxyltransferase subunit beta — protein MSWLDKLLPPKIKQTDPKSRKGIPEGLWIKCPSCEAVLYRNDVEANLHVCPKCDHHMRIGARERLDGLLDPEGRYEIGQEILPVDALKFKDSRKYPDRLKEAMDETDETDAMVVMGGAIHTLPVVVACFEFAFMGGSMGSVVGERFARGAQNAIEQHVPFICFTASGGARMQESLLSLMQMAKTTAMLTKLAEAKLPFISVLTDPTMGGVSASFAFLGDVVIAEPKALIGFAGPRVIEQTVREKLPEGFQRAEFLLQKGAIDMIVDRRKLREEIAQLMALLTRQPADAVA, from the coding sequence ATGAGCTGGCTCGACAAACTGTTGCCGCCGAAAATCAAGCAAACCGACCCGAAGAGCCGCAAGGGCATTCCGGAAGGGCTGTGGATCAAGTGCCCGTCGTGCGAAGCGGTGCTGTACCGCAACGACGTCGAGGCGAATCTGCACGTCTGCCCGAAGTGCGACCACCATATGCGGATCGGCGCGCGCGAACGGCTCGACGGCTTGCTCGATCCGGAAGGTCGCTACGAAATCGGCCAGGAAATCCTGCCGGTCGACGCGCTCAAGTTCAAGGACAGCCGTAAGTACCCCGACCGCCTGAAAGAGGCGATGGACGAAACCGACGAAACCGACGCGATGGTCGTGATGGGCGGTGCGATCCACACGCTGCCTGTCGTGGTCGCGTGCTTCGAATTCGCGTTCATGGGTGGTTCGATGGGCTCCGTGGTCGGCGAGCGCTTTGCGCGCGGCGCGCAGAACGCGATCGAGCAGCACGTGCCGTTCATCTGCTTCACCGCTTCGGGCGGCGCGCGGATGCAGGAAAGCCTGCTGTCGCTGATGCAGATGGCCAAGACCACTGCGATGCTGACCAAGCTCGCCGAAGCCAAGCTGCCGTTCATCTCCGTGCTGACCGACCCGACGATGGGCGGCGTGTCGGCGAGCTTCGCGTTCCTCGGCGACGTCGTGATCGCCGAACCGAAGGCGCTGATCGGCTTTGCGGGCCCGCGCGTGATCGAGCAGACGGTGCGCGAAAAGCTGCCGGAAGGCTTCCAGCGCGCCGAATTCCTGCTGCAAAAGGGCGCGATCGACATGATCGTCGATCGTCGCAAGCTGCGCGAAGAAATCGCGCAACTGATGGCTCTGCTCACGCGCCAGCCGGCTGACGCAGTCGCCTGA
- the folC gene encoding bifunctional tetrahydrofolate synthase/dihydrofolate synthase: MTTFPTLDAWLTHLESAHPVGIDMGLARISKVRDALDLKFACPVITVGGTNGKGSTCAILESILLRAGYTVGCHTSPHLLAFNERARINGQMATDAELLPHFEAVEKARQSLPEPVSLTYFEFTTLAIMHLFAERGLDAVIFEVGLGGRLDAVNILDTDCAIITSIDIDHTDFLGDTREKIAFEKAGIFRAGKPAICADPVAPQTLIDHAEKIGAELWLFGRDFRYEAQPGNERQQWSYVGPTMRRSALAYPALRGANQLLNTTAALAGLEAVRDRLPVSAQDIRLGLANVELPGRFQVLPGKPSIVLDVGHNPHAAAVLGQNLGNMGFFPYTYAVFGSMRDKDIAGVLEHLKGEIDHWNVTDLPTPRAASAEELETALRDAGVSEGPDCSVTRFATPAEAFQDALKRASDNDRIVVFGSFFTVAGVMAYRKSQQH; encoded by the coding sequence ATGACCACTTTCCCCACACTCGACGCGTGGCTCACGCACCTGGAATCCGCTCATCCTGTCGGTATCGACATGGGCCTCGCGCGCATCAGCAAGGTGCGTGACGCGTTGGACCTTAAGTTCGCGTGCCCGGTGATCACCGTCGGCGGCACGAACGGCAAGGGTTCCACCTGCGCGATTCTCGAATCGATCCTGCTGCGGGCGGGTTACACCGTCGGCTGCCACACGTCGCCGCATCTGCTCGCGTTCAACGAGCGCGCGCGCATCAACGGTCAGATGGCGACGGATGCGGAATTGCTGCCGCACTTCGAGGCGGTCGAGAAGGCGCGTCAATCGCTGCCCGAGCCTGTTTCGCTGACGTATTTCGAGTTCACCACGCTGGCGATCATGCATCTGTTCGCCGAGCGCGGGCTGGACGCAGTGATTTTCGAAGTGGGGTTGGGCGGGCGGCTCGACGCCGTCAACATCCTCGATACCGACTGCGCGATCATCACCAGCATCGACATCGATCACACCGACTTCCTCGGCGATACGCGCGAGAAAATTGCGTTCGAGAAGGCGGGTATTTTCCGCGCGGGCAAGCCGGCGATCTGCGCGGACCCGGTTGCGCCGCAAACGCTGATCGATCATGCCGAGAAAATCGGCGCCGAGTTGTGGCTGTTCGGACGCGATTTCCGCTACGAAGCGCAACCCGGTAACGAGCGCCAGCAGTGGAGCTACGTCGGCCCGACGATGCGTCGGTCTGCGCTGGCTTATCCGGCGCTGCGTGGCGCGAATCAGTTGCTCAATACGACGGCGGCGCTCGCGGGGCTCGAAGCGGTGCGCGACCGTCTGCCTGTGTCGGCGCAAGACATTCGTCTGGGTCTCGCCAATGTCGAGCTGCCGGGACGTTTCCAGGTGTTGCCGGGCAAGCCATCGATCGTGCTGGACGTCGGCCACAACCCGCATGCCGCCGCCGTGCTGGGTCAAAATCTCGGCAATATGGGCTTTTTTCCGTACACGTACGCCGTTTTTGGCTCGATGCGCGATAAGGACATCGCTGGCGTGCTCGAACATCTGAAAGGCGAGATCGATCACTGGAACGTGACCGATCTGCCGACGCCGCGCGCCGCCAGCGCGGAAGAACTGGAAACGGCGCTGCGCGATGCGGGCGTCAGCGAGGGCCCGGATTGCAGCGTGACGCGTTTTGCCACACCAGCAGAAGCTTTCCAGGATGCGCTAAAACGAGCCTCCGACAATGATAGAATCGTGGTTTTCGGCAGCTTCTTCACGGTTGCAGGCGTCATGGCCTACCGTAAATCGCAGCAACACTGA